The Candidatus Binataceae bacterium region CGCGGATGGTCTCCGAGGTCGTCGCCGACGACGAACTCGACGCGGCGGCGGAGAAACTCGCGCGCGAGATGGTCGAGACGTCGCCGCTTGGGCTCAGCCTGACCAAGGAATGCATCGCCGCCAACATCGACGCGGCCAGTATCGAAAGCGCGATCGCGATGGAGGACCGCAATCAGACGCTATGCGTGCGCAGCGGATACCTGGCCGAGGGCGCGCGCGCCTTCGCCGAAAAACGCAAGCCGCACTTCGCCGCGCGCGCCTAGCGCGGACCGCTTCCGCCGCGACGTGACGACGGCACCGCGCACTGAACACCGATGAGACCGCGAGGCCACCGCCCGTGGTTGCCCGGCATTTTTGTCCGCGCGGTGCTCGCCTGCGCGCTGCTTCTCGCAAGCGACCGCGGCCCTGCGCGGGCTTCCGAGGCGGCGAGCGATGCTCCAGGCCATCCGGCCGCGCAAGCTTCACCCGGTTCGGAAGCCTCCTCTAGCGCGATCGAAATTCATGACGGCCGATTTGAGTCGGCCGGA contains the following coding sequences:
- a CDS encoding enoyl-CoA hydratase-related protein, giving the protein RMVSEVVADDELDAAAEKLAREMVETSPLGLSLTKECIAANIDAASIESAIAMEDRNQTLCVRSGYLAEGARAFAEKRKPHFAARA